A region from the Rufibacter sp. DG15C genome encodes:
- a CDS encoding gliding motility-associated C-terminal domain-containing protein, protein MLAQDCVAVITPSNPAAVCQPDAVTLAANSGPGLTYQWQKDGTDIPNATGVTFTASTSGSYTVRVSAPTCTTKTSTPVTVTITPQPAQPTFLVNPNNTQCAGKPVSFSIVSPLPNTSYVWDFGDGRTASGTTVEHTYYSVGTGTVNFTAQVYAVTADGCNSPTRSASISVAQIPAFTPPKDSSNFLVCVPDSQKVIKQTASLLNQTPVPNNISSYVVDFGDGAGPKVFTPSDFTASKSIRNTVPYDTTGAFPITIRAIGANGCDSVYTIDYQVNRKPKAHFTPNKERINPSECVPVKVTVDTDSSSGGNLAYEWQVLNKNGQEAGANDIEYLEQTNNTSKNPIFSFKTIGRFTIKLFVSNSCGKDSTEQSVLIALPEVRMQADSTYCGAPATVKFSGDLVEFDANLGTISSYAWTVSGASGATAVNGTTLQDKAPEIRFPNVGVYTVTVVVKNECGASDEVEQQMATATITINDIPTAPTFSGTSTQICNETAALIRPTGPGVSFNFYSDPAGGTPLKTGRDYTTDTLSASVTYYVSAVTDKGCESATRTPFTVNVTPGITDNTIAVEGTNAQICAGSEPGTITGTAAKEGNATPTYLWQKSTTSETTGFTTVSGVTSQDYAPGALAATTWFRRIARSNFSCNPDTSNVVVVVVSPPIEGNTINVGGGGLSTICEGVTAPEILGTPIAGVTFQWESSNNATDGFTAAPGVNTQQNYSPGILTQTTFFRRRVISSACDQASASVVEIRVTPKLTGNTIEGNQEICATGAAPSPLTGSIPTGGVLAKTYRWESSLTGNSEDFQTAAGTNTGQNYSPGVLTQTTYFRRLVSSGGCDSVVSNIVKITVSATINDNTISATQTSVCQNTSTSFSGSVPTGGSGTLSIQWQKSTTNGSDGFQNIAGATSQNYTPPPTNLNTWYRRLVTSSGNTCPANISNVILISVEPSPVAPTVQSANVTSCAGESVTLRASGTGGVFEWFTTPEGGTPVFIGPEFQTGPLTATTNYYVQAKNTNQCVSVTRTQVKVTVSNAVADAGPDATIIEGQAATLRGSGGATYLWTPATGLSSNTAANPAASPIVTTTYTLQVTDANGCTDTDEVTVNVIGGLKIVNTFSPNGDGINETWDLGNVSNFPEISIEIFNRWGQRIYTSKGYATPWDGTYNGKALPVDTYYYIIRLNQDENPLKGSVTIIK, encoded by the coding sequence GTGTTGGCGCAGGACTGTGTTGCCGTCATCACGCCCTCTAACCCAGCGGCGGTCTGCCAGCCAGATGCCGTGACCCTGGCCGCCAACAGCGGGCCTGGCCTCACCTACCAATGGCAGAAGGACGGCACAGATATTCCAAATGCCACCGGCGTAACTTTTACTGCGTCTACTTCTGGCAGCTATACTGTGCGGGTAAGTGCCCCTACGTGTACTACCAAAACCTCCACGCCCGTCACCGTTACCATCACGCCGCAACCGGCCCAGCCTACTTTTCTAGTCAACCCCAATAATACGCAGTGCGCGGGCAAGCCTGTGTCTTTTTCCATTGTCAGTCCATTACCCAACACCTCGTATGTCTGGGACTTCGGAGATGGCAGAACGGCCTCTGGCACCACGGTGGAGCATACCTATTATTCAGTAGGAACCGGCACCGTCAATTTTACCGCGCAAGTGTACGCCGTGACAGCTGATGGCTGTAACTCCCCTACGCGTTCAGCCAGTATTTCAGTGGCGCAGATTCCGGCTTTTACGCCGCCCAAAGACAGCAGTAATTTCCTTGTCTGTGTACCGGACAGCCAAAAGGTAATCAAACAGACTGCCTCGCTGCTCAACCAAACCCCAGTACCCAATAACATCTCCTCGTATGTGGTGGACTTTGGAGACGGGGCCGGGCCGAAGGTGTTTACACCCAGTGATTTCACGGCATCCAAATCCATTAGAAACACCGTTCCTTATGACACTACCGGTGCCTTTCCTATCACCATTAGAGCCATTGGCGCCAACGGCTGTGATTCTGTCTATACCATTGACTATCAGGTAAACCGAAAACCAAAGGCGCATTTTACCCCAAACAAGGAGCGCATAAACCCCAGTGAGTGTGTGCCCGTGAAAGTGACTGTAGACACTGACAGCAGCAGCGGCGGCAACTTGGCCTATGAATGGCAGGTGCTCAACAAGAACGGGCAAGAGGCAGGTGCCAATGATATAGAATATTTGGAGCAGACCAATAACACGTCTAAAAACCCCATCTTCAGCTTCAAGACCATTGGCAGGTTCACCATCAAACTCTTCGTGTCTAATTCCTGCGGAAAGGACTCCACGGAGCAGAGCGTGCTCATTGCCTTACCCGAAGTCCGGATGCAGGCAGACTCTACCTATTGCGGCGCGCCGGCCACCGTCAAGTTTAGCGGGGACTTGGTGGAGTTTGACGCCAACCTGGGCACCATCAGTTCTTATGCCTGGACGGTTTCGGGGGCCTCAGGGGCAACGGCTGTGAACGGCACAACGCTGCAAGACAAGGCTCCGGAAATCAGGTTCCCTAACGTGGGCGTGTACACAGTCACGGTGGTGGTCAAGAACGAATGCGGCGCCTCAGACGAGGTGGAACAACAGATGGCCACTGCTACCATCACCATCAATGACATACCCACGGCTCCTACGTTCAGTGGCACATCCACGCAAATTTGTAATGAAACAGCAGCCTTGATTAGACCCACAGGCCCGGGTGTGTCCTTTAATTTTTACAGTGATCCTGCCGGCGGTACGCCCTTGAAAACCGGAAGAGACTACACCACAGACACCTTGAGCGCATCGGTGACCTACTATGTTTCTGCCGTGACAGACAAAGGCTGTGAAAGCGCAACCCGCACGCCCTTCACCGTCAACGTCACTCCTGGCATAACGGATAATACCATTGCCGTGGAAGGCACCAATGCTCAGATCTGCGCAGGCTCAGAACCGGGCACCATTACCGGCACGGCTGCCAAAGAAGGAAACGCTACGCCTACCTATCTCTGGCAGAAAAGCACTACCAGTGAAACCACCGGTTTTACCACCGTTTCGGGTGTGACTTCTCAGGATTATGCGCCGGGAGCTCTGGCCGCTACCACGTGGTTTAGAAGGATTGCCCGTTCCAATTTCTCCTGCAACCCAGATACCAGCAACGTGGTGGTGGTGGTGGTGAGCCCGCCCATTGAAGGCAATACCATCAACGTAGGCGGCGGCGGGTTGAGCACCATCTGCGAGGGCGTCACTGCCCCAGAGATACTTGGCACCCCCATCGCCGGCGTTACCTTCCAATGGGAAAGCAGCAACAATGCCACCGATGGGTTTACTGCCGCACCGGGCGTCAACACGCAGCAGAACTACAGCCCAGGCATTTTAACCCAAACCACGTTCTTTAGACGGCGTGTGATTAGTTCTGCTTGTGACCAGGCTTCTGCCTCTGTGGTAGAGATACGCGTCACCCCTAAATTGACAGGCAATACCATTGAGGGCAACCAGGAAATTTGCGCTACCGGCGCCGCCCCTTCCCCACTGACTGGAAGCATTCCTACGGGTGGAGTGCTGGCCAAAACCTATCGATGGGAAAGCAGCCTGACCGGCAACTCTGAAGACTTCCAGACGGCCGCCGGCACCAACACAGGCCAGAATTATTCCCCGGGCGTTCTTACCCAGACCACGTATTTTAGAAGATTGGTTTCTTCTGGGGGCTGTGATTCTGTGGTAAGTAATATTGTCAAGATTACGGTGAGCGCCACCATCAATGACAACACCATTTCGGCTACGCAGACTTCAGTTTGCCAAAATACCAGCACCTCTTTTTCTGGGTCTGTTCCTACCGGGGGCTCTGGCACGCTAAGCATCCAATGGCAGAAGAGCACCACCAACGGCAGTGATGGGTTCCAGAACATTGCGGGAGCCACTTCACAGAACTACACGCCGCCACCTACCAATCTAAACACCTGGTATAGAAGACTGGTCACCTCGTCAGGCAACACGTGCCCGGCTAACATCTCCAACGTGATTCTCATCTCAGTGGAGCCATCTCCCGTGGCCCCAACCGTACAGTCTGCCAATGTGACTTCCTGCGCTGGCGAATCCGTGACACTGCGGGCTTCTGGGACGGGTGGCGTGTTTGAGTGGTTTACTACGCCAGAAGGCGGCACACCGGTATTCATAGGGCCAGAATTCCAGACCGGACCTTTGACGGCTACCACCAACTACTATGTGCAGGCCAAAAACACCAACCAGTGCGTGAGCGTGACCCGCACCCAGGTGAAGGTGACCGTGAGCAACGCCGTAGCAGACGCCGGGCCAGACGCCACCATCATTGAAGGCCAGGCGGCTACCCTGCGCGGAAGCGGCGGTGCCACTTATCTCTGGACGCCGGCCACGGGCCTAAGCAGTAACACCGCCGCTAACCCAGCAGCCAGCCCTATTGTGACCACCACGTATACCCTGCAAGTAACAGATGCCAACGGCTGCACCGACACTGATGAAGTCACGGTAAACGTGATAGGTGGTCTTAAAATTGTGAACACCTTCTCCCCGAACGGCGATGGCATCAATGAAACCTGGGACTTGGGCAACGTGAGCAATTTCCCTGAGATCAGCATTGAGATTTTCAATAGATGGGGCCAGCGCATTTACACGTCCAAGGGCTATGCCACGCCTTGGGACGGCACCTACAATGGCAAGGCCCTGCCGGTAGACACTTACTACTACATCATCAGGCTGAACCAGGATGAGAATCCTTTGAAAGGCAGTGTCACCATTATCAAATAA
- a CDS encoding glycoside hydrolase family 13 protein: MRNSTFGWANRLNVLLLLLLVTSTTQAQKKDAITRIDPTFWWVGMKNPNLQLLVYGPNAGTYDYSLSHPGVTLVKTNKVENPNYAFIDVTIAPTAKAGSFTLTGKKGGKTIKRTYELKARTAEPKAQGLNGSDFIYLVLPDRFSNGDPKNDKFKDMADPSADRNNPFLRHGGDIQGIQNHLDYFQEFGVTALWLNPVIENNQPLTDEGGTKRSAYHGYAFTDHYNVDRRLGGNEAYKKLAQAAHARGMKIVQDAVYNHVGINHWFIKDLPSKDWVHQFPSYTNTSHKFQPIIDPNGSKADWSIMLNGWFTPFMPDLNHDNKLVENYLIQHAIWTVEHFGVDAWRIDTYMYNEDQFMNRCNQALLDEYPNIHIFGESWVNNVIAQSRFVRNNINFPFKSNQPGTLDFVLFNAINDALNQNFGWDEGVSKVHQVLAQDAVYADPMKLVTFLDNHDMNRYFSVIGEDLNKYKMGMTWLLTTRGIPSLYYGTEILMKNFKDPSDAEVRKDFPGGFAGDKENKFLASGRNERENDAFNFVKALANYRKNTPALHSGKLMQFVPQDGIYVYFRYNQDKTVMVATNTTDKEVDLKTERFAERTAGFTKAQNVITNQPVSSLASIKIPAKTALVLELQK; the protein is encoded by the coding sequence ATGCGGAATTCTACTTTCGGTTGGGCAAATAGACTCAATGTTTTGCTTCTTCTTTTGTTGGTCACCTCCACCACGCAGGCCCAGAAAAAAGACGCCATTACACGCATTGACCCAACCTTCTGGTGGGTGGGCATGAAAAACCCCAACCTGCAACTGTTGGTGTACGGCCCCAATGCTGGTACCTATGACTACTCCTTGAGCCATCCGGGGGTGACGCTGGTGAAGACCAACAAAGTGGAAAACCCTAACTATGCCTTTATTGATGTGACCATTGCGCCTACCGCCAAAGCGGGCAGCTTCACGTTGACTGGTAAAAAAGGCGGCAAGACCATCAAACGCACCTATGAGCTAAAGGCGCGCACCGCAGAACCAAAGGCCCAAGGCCTAAACGGCTCTGACTTCATTTACCTGGTCCTGCCTGACCGCTTCTCCAACGGCGACCCCAAGAATGACAAGTTCAAGGACATGGCCGACCCCAGCGCCGACCGCAACAACCCGTTCCTGCGTCACGGCGGAGACATACAGGGCATTCAGAACCATTTAGACTACTTTCAGGAGTTTGGCGTGACGGCGCTGTGGCTGAACCCGGTGATTGAGAACAACCAACCATTGACGGATGAGGGCGGCACCAAACGCAGCGCCTACCACGGCTACGCCTTCACCGACCATTACAACGTAGACCGCCGCTTGGGTGGCAACGAAGCGTACAAAAAACTAGCCCAGGCAGCGCACGCGAGAGGCATGAAAATTGTGCAGGACGCCGTGTACAACCACGTGGGCATCAACCACTGGTTTATCAAAGACCTGCCCAGCAAAGATTGGGTGCACCAGTTCCCCAGCTACACCAACACCTCGCACAAGTTCCAGCCCATCATTGACCCCAACGGCTCCAAAGCAGACTGGAGCATCATGCTCAACGGTTGGTTCACGCCCTTCATGCCCGACCTGAACCATGACAACAAGTTGGTGGAGAACTACCTCATTCAGCATGCCATCTGGACGGTCGAGCATTTCGGCGTAGATGCCTGGCGCATTGACACCTACATGTACAATGAGGACCAGTTCATGAACCGCTGTAACCAGGCTCTGCTGGACGAGTACCCCAACATCCACATCTTCGGGGAGAGCTGGGTGAACAATGTCATCGCGCAGTCCCGCTTTGTGCGCAACAACATCAACTTCCCGTTCAAGAGCAACCAACCCGGCACCTTGGACTTCGTCCTGTTCAACGCCATTAATGACGCGCTCAACCAGAATTTTGGCTGGGACGAGGGCGTGAGCAAAGTACATCAGGTCTTGGCCCAGGATGCCGTGTATGCAGACCCTATGAAACTGGTGACCTTCCTGGACAACCATGACATGAACCGCTACTTCTCCGTGATTGGCGAAGACCTGAACAAATACAAAATGGGCATGACCTGGCTCTTGACCACGCGCGGTATTCCGTCCCTGTACTACGGCACCGAGATTCTGATGAAGAACTTCAAGGACCCCTCAGACGCTGAAGTGCGCAAGGATTTCCCGGGTGGTTTTGCCGGTGACAAGGAGAACAAGTTCTTGGCCTCAGGGAGAAATGAGCGTGAGAATGACGCCTTCAATTTTGTAAAGGCCCTGGCCAACTACCGTAAGAACACCCCTGCCCTGCACTCTGGTAAACTGATGCAGTTTGTACCGCAGGACGGTATCTACGTGTACTTCCGGTACAACCAGGACAAGACCGTGATGGTGGCCACCAATACTACCGATAAAGAGGTTGATTTAAAAACCGAGCGCTTTGCAGAGCGCACGGCCGGCTTCACCAAAGCCCAGAACGT
- a CDS encoding type IX secretion system membrane protein PorP/SprF: MMKKSLSLWVLMLVVTTTGWAQQRPQYTQYMINSYLLNPAITGIEDYTDIKLGSRQQWVGLEGAPKTYYFSAHTPLNKAVGSVRSASSPSGVRTVNKNKFVPAYPHHGVGIMAVVDKAGPLRRTNVNLSYAYHLPVTRSITVSVGAHGGILRNSFNSSEATFSNPAEPALGSDFLNRNYIDVGLGTWIYAPNFYAGFSGAQLLHTELRASEGAVTEGIVQRHFFGMAGYKFRVGPAVTLIPSVLVKIASPSPTTIDANLRAVYADRFWVGATYRTKDAYAAMLGLNLTYFLEASYAYDYNTSNLNIANSGSHEVTVGVRLFNRGKVLCPRWMN; the protein is encoded by the coding sequence ATGATGAAAAAATCACTATCGCTTTGGGTTTTGATGCTGGTAGTCACCACAACGGGTTGGGCGCAGCAACGGCCCCAGTACACCCAGTACATGATTAACAGCTACCTCCTAAATCCCGCCATTACCGGCATTGAAGATTACACAGACATTAAGCTGGGATCCCGGCAACAGTGGGTAGGCTTAGAGGGCGCACCCAAGACGTATTACTTCAGTGCCCATACGCCTCTGAATAAAGCCGTAGGAAGTGTACGAAGCGCCTCTAGTCCTAGCGGCGTCCGGACGGTCAACAAGAATAAGTTTGTGCCGGCGTACCCGCACCATGGCGTGGGCATTATGGCCGTGGTTGATAAGGCCGGGCCCTTGCGCAGAACCAACGTCAACTTATCCTATGCCTACCACCTACCCGTGACCAGGAGCATCACCGTGTCTGTAGGTGCTCATGGCGGCATATTAAGAAACAGCTTCAATTCAAGCGAGGCCACCTTCTCCAACCCCGCAGAGCCAGCTCTGGGCAGTGATTTTCTGAACAGGAATTATATCGACGTGGGCTTAGGCACCTGGATTTATGCGCCCAATTTCTACGCGGGCTTTTCTGGCGCGCAATTGTTACACACTGAGCTGCGCGCCTCTGAAGGAGCCGTCACCGAAGGGATTGTGCAACGGCATTTCTTCGGGATGGCAGGCTATAAATTTAGAGTGGGCCCTGCGGTGACGCTAATACCTTCTGTCTTGGTAAAGATTGCCTCGCCTAGTCCTACCACCATAGACGCCAATTTGCGCGCCGTGTACGCAGACAGGTTCTGGGTGGGCGCTACCTACCGCACCAAAGATGCCTACGCTGCCATGCTGGGTCTTAACCTCACGTATTTTCTGGAGGCGAGCTATGCCTATGACTACAACACCTCCAACCTTAACATAGCCAACTCCGGCTCACATGAGGTAACCGTGGGGGTGCGGCTCTTTAACCGAGGCAAGGTTTTGTGCCCTCGGTGGATGAACTAA
- a CDS encoding ROK family protein produces MKDVILGIDIGGTNTKFGFLDRDGISLAQGELSTNEGETVHDFLRTLYQEVQTKFKKIEDEATLIGVGVGAPNANYYTGTIEEAPNLKWHGSVPLVELLHQYFKMPVFLTNDANAAAIGEMVYGGAKNMRNFVVITLGTGLGSGLVVNGQLVYGHDGFAGEIGHTLVNVNGRGRMCGCGRKGCLETYVSATGIKRTVYKLLADSTDYSELRSVSFNDLTAEMITQAAKRGDKIAIDAFEYTGKVLGMKLADTVAHLSPEAIFLFGGLVRAEEFLFDPVRYHMEKNLLHVFKNKVKILPSGLGLNNTAIMGAAALAWNEIERGATA; encoded by the coding sequence ATGAAGGACGTAATTTTAGGTATTGACATTGGGGGCACCAACACCAAATTTGGTTTCTTAGACCGTGATGGCATCAGCTTGGCCCAAGGTGAGCTTTCTACCAATGAAGGCGAAACGGTGCATGATTTTTTGCGCACGCTGTACCAAGAGGTTCAAACCAAATTCAAGAAGATTGAAGATGAGGCCACGCTCATTGGCGTAGGCGTGGGCGCACCCAATGCCAACTATTACACCGGCACCATTGAAGAGGCCCCTAACCTGAAGTGGCACGGCAGCGTTCCCTTGGTGGAGCTTTTGCACCAGTACTTCAAAATGCCCGTTTTCCTGACCAATGACGCCAACGCCGCCGCCATAGGCGAGATGGTGTACGGCGGTGCCAAGAACATGCGCAATTTTGTGGTCATCACTCTAGGCACTGGCTTAGGTAGCGGCTTAGTGGTGAATGGACAATTGGTGTACGGCCATGACGGTTTTGCCGGAGAGATTGGCCACACCCTGGTAAACGTGAACGGACGCGGACGCATGTGTGGTTGCGGCAGAAAAGGCTGCTTAGAGACCTATGTGTCTGCCACAGGCATTAAGCGCACCGTGTATAAATTACTAGCCGACTCTACCGATTACAGTGAGTTGCGCAGCGTGAGCTTCAATGACCTTACCGCTGAAATGATCACGCAAGCCGCCAAGCGCGGAGACAAGATTGCCATTGACGCCTTTGAATACACCGGCAAGGTGCTGGGCATGAAACTAGCCGACACCGTAGCCCACTTGAGCCCAGAAGCCATCTTCTTGTTCGGCGGACTGGTGCGCGCAGAGGAGTTCCTGTTTGATCCTGTACGTTACCACATGGAGAAAAACCTGCTGCATGTTTTCAAAAACAAGGTAAAGATTCTTCCTTCAGGCCTAGGCTTGAACAACACCGCCATCATGGGCGCGGCCGCCCTGGCCTGGAATGAAATTGAACGCGGAGCCACTGCATAA
- a CDS encoding alpha/beta hydrolase encodes MKNSFKTKLMILLLMGAGVQAASAQITFEVTKMPSKTPALDTIFLAGNHNNWNPRSLAHTFKKASNGHWYLTMPSGKDELEYKITRGSWATGEALVSGAPKNNRTYLAKKPTDTVRVEIESWSDFHASPDKVHTASANVKVLSHEFWMPQLNRSRRVWIYLPPDYATSGKKYPVLYMHDGQNLFDAFYGFSGEWGIDESMDKLFMEKGLSAIIVAPDNGGDQRMNEYTAWKNDKYGGGQGEAYVDFLAQTLKPYIDAHYRTKPEKKYTGVAGSSMGGLISLYAVMKHPQVFGKAGVFSPAFWVSPEMYDYVSKNKVPKDVKIVLLAGEKEGKDMVPDMARMRDLLLQKGLKKKNLQYEVHADGEHKESFWQREFPDAFTWLFSKK; translated from the coding sequence ATGAAAAACAGCTTCAAAACTAAGCTGATGATCCTTCTGTTGATGGGTGCCGGCGTGCAAGCAGCCTCGGCGCAAATCACTTTTGAAGTAACCAAAATGCCTTCCAAAACCCCGGCGCTGGATACGATTTTCCTGGCGGGCAATCATAACAATTGGAACCCCAGAAGTCTGGCTCATACGTTTAAAAAAGCATCGAACGGCCATTGGTACCTGACCATGCCCTCTGGCAAGGACGAGCTGGAATATAAAATTACGCGGGGCAGTTGGGCCACCGGCGAGGCCTTGGTCAGCGGCGCCCCTAAAAACAACAGAACCTACCTGGCCAAAAAACCAACCGACACCGTACGCGTGGAAATTGAAAGCTGGTCAGATTTCCATGCTAGTCCAGACAAAGTGCATACCGCCTCTGCCAACGTGAAGGTGTTGAGCCACGAGTTCTGGATGCCCCAACTTAACCGCAGCCGACGGGTCTGGATTTACCTGCCGCCAGACTATGCCACTTCGGGCAAAAAGTACCCGGTGCTGTACATGCATGACGGGCAGAATTTGTTTGACGCCTTTTATGGTTTCAGTGGGGAGTGGGGCATTGATGAGTCCATGGACAAGTTGTTCATGGAGAAAGGCCTGAGCGCCATCATTGTGGCCCCAGACAACGGCGGCGACCAACGAATGAACGAATACACTGCCTGGAAGAATGATAAATATGGCGGCGGACAAGGCGAAGCCTACGTTGATTTCCTGGCCCAGACCTTAAAGCCATACATTGACGCGCATTATAGAACCAAGCCCGAGAAAAAGTACACTGGCGTGGCCGGCAGCTCTATGGGCGGCCTGATTTCTTTGTACGCGGTAATGAAGCATCCACAGGTTTTCGGGAAAGCAGGCGTCTTTTCACCAGCGTTTTGGGTGTCTCCAGAGATGTATGATTATGTTTCAAAAAACAAAGTACCCAAAGATGTGAAAATAGTGTTGCTGGCCGGCGAGAAGGAAGGGAAGGACATGGTGCCAGACATGGCCAGGATGCGCGACTTGCTGTTGCAAAAAGGCTTGAAAAAGAAGAACCTGCAATATGAGGTGCACGCAGACGGAGAACACAAAGAATCCTTCTGGCAACGCGAATTCCCAGACGCTTTTACCTGGCTGTTTTCAAAGAAATAG